From a single Aspergillus puulaauensis MK2 DNA, chromosome 2, nearly complete sequence genomic region:
- a CDS encoding Zn(II)2Cys6 transcription factor (COG:S;~EggNog:ENOG410PKEF;~InterPro:IPR036864,IPR007219,IPR001138;~PFAM:PF00172,PF04082;~antiSMASH:Cluster_2.11;~go_function: GO:0000981 - DNA-binding transcription factor activity, RNA polymerase II-specific [Evidence IEA];~go_function: GO:0003677 - DNA binding [Evidence IEA];~go_function: GO:0008270 - zinc ion binding [Evidence IEA];~go_process: GO:0006351 - transcription, DNA-templated [Evidence IEA];~go_process: GO:0006355 - regulation of transcription, DNA-templated [Evidence IEA]), which yields MYSHQGRRASRACVSCHQRKLRCDASFRGCPCTRCLQDGKDTCILREKLPRLSVPRPEFSISRTERNRLRYPTIALADLWSSSRNVHQNVLTSPLTADDRRSVQTDEDRTRGASPPGSVEFSQYSFLELNNIKALDIEDVAYLRSKGCLSVPDQPVLEKFVSQFFLHIHPETPVLDEAQFWRLYLQAGTGATSPEQKISLFVFHAMLFNAVSYVSLESINRCGFTDKETARASFYNRAKLLFDLRAENSPLNKAQGAVLLSHQVSPDDPQTGSLWLVYATQNTVILGQQPVSFAGDLQDSMKKRLWWSILLRDRCLCLGLRRRTQIASKHFNAETNYLEEADFADEISHSNVYDKASKKILFETLQHQCRLAVLVTDMTTFMFTTNGVSSPSLSFKAFQSHRCEIKRLRNELLQWERRFAPPQRLPSGSALPRSVTTFIKVTYMYYYAAQSNLSHYEALIVESHSDFAGKNYNSQLLECGTFLKDAVASLTETMEYFSDCQKVENIPLCTLAFVATPLVNAALDVKLARSYEEMAARRRHVDLLADIYRRLALIYNVTNYVAVGTNQILKLVYSLSRELLLRDDQSHASTVRSAKAPGNNVKMNLTDRITNWVDVFVYYPRAYLLISTSVDYSLSVGRLPHDNDIPEFLRNILPDTPKITLPWMAKADLINPTNAAGPDFWCPSYCAPARPLSVIRPQNDGLTLHNSMGDGSMVGICKPPLQLQTMPGTLWQGGAGYDNISNYQTTPVTFEQGPINLDFLNPTPSTAVPFFQQTASQAMGYGQYAQIGTIPTPVMGSEIGGPDDLGQVYLRDDDSITPNLWVLDYYNETASNGPSMFYSLTYPPPPHNPNEDQTQRNGGSV from the exons ATGTACTCTCATCAAGGTAGAAGGGCCTCGCGCGCCTGCGTGTCCTGCCACCAGCGGAAGCTACGCTGTGACGCATCTTTTCGCGGATGTCCCTGCACAAGATGTCTACAAGATGGAAAAGATACTTGTATTCTTCGTGAGAAGCTGCCTCGCTTGTCAGTTCCCCGGCCCGAGTTTTCCATTTCTCGTACCGAGCGTAATCGTCTCCGGTATCCCACCATAGCCCTGGCTGACCTCTGGAGCAGCTCGCGGAATGTTCATCAGAATGTCCTTACAAGCCCACTTACCGCTGATGACCGCCGGAGTGTGCAGACTGACG AAGACCGCACAAGAGGTGCATCACCACCCGGCAGCGTCGAGTTCTCCCAATACTCGTTTCTGGAACTGAACAATATCAAAGCACTCGATATAGAAGACGTCGCTTATTTACGATCAAAAGGATGCCTCTCCGTTCCCGACCAGCCCGTTCTCGAAAAGTTCGTAAGCCAGTTCTTCCTACACATTCACCCCGAAACGCCGGTGTTGGACGAAGCTCAGTTCTGGCGTCTATATCTGCAAGCTGGCACTGGTGCAACAAGCCCCGAGCAGAAAATATCACTCTTTGTCTTCCACGCTATGTTATTCAACGCAGTTTCT TATGTGTCTCTCGAGAGCATCAATCGGTGCGGTTTCACCGATAAAGAGACCGCAAGGGCGTCATTTTACAATCGTGCAAAG TTATTGTTCGATCTCAGAGCAGAGAACTCACCTCTCAACAAGGCCCAGGGTGCGGTCCTCCTGTCGCATCAAGTTTCCCCCGACGACCCCCAGACTGGCAGCCTATGGCTCGTCTACGCAACACAGAACACTGTGATTCTCGGGCAACAGCCGGTGTCATTTGCTGGGGACCTTCAGGATTCGATGAAGAAGCGGCTATGGTGGTCTATCCTTCTTCGCGATAGGTGTCTCTGCCTTGGACTGCGGCGCCGCACTCAGATCGCCTCGAAGCATTTCAACGCAGAGACAAACTACCTTGAGGAGGCCGATTTTGCGGACGAGATTTCTCATTCAAATGTGTATGACAAGGCCtcgaagaagattctttTTGAAACGCTGCAGCACCAGTGTCGATTGGCGGTTCTGGTAACTGATATGACAACGTTTATGTTCACCACGAACGGCGTGTCGTCACCGTCTCTATCCTTCAAAGCTTTCCAGTCACATCGATGCGAAATAAAAAGGCTACGAAACGAGCTTTTACAGTGGGAGAGGAGATTCGCGCCGCCGCAGAGGCTGCCTAGTGGCTCAGCTCTACCCCGGTCTGTTACAACCTTCATCAAGGTGACCTATATGTACTACTA TGCGGCGCAATCCAATCTATCTCATTATGAAGCACTGATCGTAGAGAGCCATTCAGACTTTGCAGGCAAAAACTACAACAGCCAATTACTCGAATGCGGCACATTTCTCAAGGATGCCGTCGCTAGCCTGACTGAAACCATGGAGTATTTCAGCGACTGCCAGAAAGTGGAAAACATCCCACTATGCAC TCTCGCATTTGTTGCCACTCCGCTAGTCAATGCTGCCCTCGACGTCAAGCTCGCTAGGTCGTATGAGGAGATGGCTGCCCGTAGGCGACATGTAGACCTTCTTGCAGATATCTATCGCCGACTCGCACTGATCTACAATGTCACCAACTACGTCGCCGTCGGGACAAATCAGATCCTGAAGCTTGTTTACAGTTTATCTCGGGAGCTACTACTCAGGGACGACCAGTCTCACGCGTCGACCGTCCGGTCCGCAAAGGCTCCCGGAAACAATGTCAAGATGAATCTGACCGACCGCATAACGAACTGGGTCGACGTGTTTGTCTACTACCCCCGAGCTTATCTCTTGATCTCTACTTCAGTCGACTACAGTCTCTCCGTTGGCCGCCTCCCCCATGATAATGATATTCCTGAATTTCTTCGCAATATACTGCCGGATACTCCAAAGATCACGCTGCCATGGATGGCGAAAGCAGACCTGATAAATCCGACAAACGCGGCTGGGCCAGACTTCTGGTGCCCATCATATTGCGCACCTGCACGGCCACTGTCTGTCATTCGACCGCAGAATGACGGATTGACTCTGCATAATTCTATGGGAGACGGATCAATGGTAGGAATATGCAAGcctcctctccagcttcagaCCATGCCTGGAACGTTATGGCAgggcggcgctggatatgATAATATATCCAACTATCAGACCACACCAGTGACCTTCGAACAAGGGCCAATCAACCTAGATTTCCTGAACCCGACGCCTTCGACAGCTGTGCCATTTTTCCAACAAACCGCCAGTCAGGCTATGGGATATGGGCAGTATGCACAGATTGGGACTATCCCAACACCGGTAATGGGGAGTGAAATAGGTGGACCTGATGATCTCGGCCAAGTATACTTGAGAGACGACGACAGTATCACGCCTAACCTGTGGGTACTTGACTACTATAATGAGACGGCCAGTAACGGCCCTTCAATGTTCTATTCCCTGACGtatcctccacctccacacAACCCAAACGAAGATCAGACCCAGAGAAATGGCGGCTCGGTTTAA
- a CDS encoding uncharacterized protein (InterPro:IPR002110,IPR020683,IPR036770;~antiSMASH:Cluster_2.11;~go_function: GO:0005515 - protein binding [Evidence IEA]) → MHIWWLTSYLRQQRPTVRPLAEFPAELIELIGDASHSQSDLLALSQTSRRIYEILEPRFVPFNIKNHRCSGLRWAAGRGDIALVKAFLRRPDVDVNISKFGNSLAFNTEVYDMSMLTLGTKPHAPLRIAIEAGHEDIAVLLLDHGADLRWAAPSSPASLLNDVARKGQVTLARKLIEMGVESPHPTIAVNTGNIPMFELLLAAWEKHTSPLSPSSMSYLLDRAVQRGHMGIVRALLARGAHVDGVSLALFQTHLYDAIEGRKTELVELLLEHGANLCHHLLSLECTLEFGDYSLPRPRGDAEQRRGIVRVLRKASTAIQDYKQREMLDKIFTRWE, encoded by the coding sequence ATGCATATCTGGTGGCTAACCAGCTATCTCCGTCAACAACGACCCACCGTGAGGCCTCTCGCGGAATTTCCAGCAGAGCTGATCGAACTAATCGGAGACGCCTCCCATAGCCAGAGCGATCTGCTGGCTCTATCACAGACCTCTAGAAGAATTTACGAGATCCTAGAGCCACGATTCGTCCCCTTCAACATCAAGAACCACCGTTGTTCAGGCCTTCGCTGGGCAGCTGGCCGTGGCGACATCGCTCTCGTGAAAGCATTCCTCCGCCGTCCAGACGTTGATGTCAACATCAGCAAATTCGGCAACTCGCTTGCGTTCAACACGGAAGTATATGACATGTCAATGCTGACGCTAGGGACTAAACCCCACGCACCCCTCCGCATCGCCATTGAGGCCGGCCATGAGGATATCGCAGTCCTCCTCCTGGACCACGGGGCAGACCTTAGATGGGCCGCGCCGTCCTCCCCTGCCTCGCTACTGAACGATGTCGCAAGGAAAGGTCAAGTAACCCTCGCTCGGAAGTTGATTGAAATGGGCGTTGAATCGCCCCATCCAACGATCGCGGTAAACACGGGGAACATACCCATGTTTGAGCTATTGCTGGCTGCTTGGGAGAAACACACGAGTCCCCTCTCTCCTTCCAGTATGTCCTATTTGCTAGACCGTGCTGTACAGCGAGGACATATGGGAATTGTCCGGGCTCTACTAGCCAGAGGTGCTCATGTAGATGGAGTTTCGCTAGCCTTATTTCAGACACACCTATACGATGCTATAGAGGGTAGGAAGACAGAGTTGGTCGAGCTGCTTTTGGAGCACGGGGCTAATCTATGTCACCATCTGCTCTCTCTCGAATGCACACTCGAGTTTGGTGACTATTCACTTCCACGACCCCGGGGTGATGCCGAGCAACGCAGAGGTATAGTGCGAGTTCTTCGAAAAGCGTCCACTGCTATCCAAGACTACAAGCAGCGTGAAATGTTGGACAAAATATTCACACGTTGGGAGTAG
- a CDS encoding phytanoyl-CoA dioxygenase family protein (COG:Q;~EggNog:ENOG410PWJA;~InterPro:IPR008775;~PFAM:PF05721;~antiSMASH:Cluster_2.11): MALSKEYSLGLQYIPNDTPLEDIVHLMKRDGAVVVRNLIPTEILDKTYDEVKDRINQDLEWDGAFFPKETKRAPSLIARSPTYTKTQVMNPLFQSVCAYFLTTRNTFWWGDKPKESVSKPQITSCVAIEIGPGAKAQPLHRDSYIHHRVVPQISEWDDERDKDREPTIGMFVAGCKVRRENGGTQIIPGSHLWATKPDNPPSLEETIVPELERGDAIIMFASLFHGGGNNTTSDQHRLVYSTFAVRGYLRQEENQYLAVPKDIVKQYDKATQEFIGYYISEPAGGWVEELDPYYTLYPEKLKDAKLEDF, from the exons ATGGCTCTCTCGAAGGAGTATAGTCTCGGCCTGCAATATATTCCAAATGATACTCCCCTCGAGGACATTGTTCACCTCATGAAGCGCGATGGAGCCGTCGTCGTGCGCAATCTCATCCCAACCGAAATCCTAGACAAGACGTACGACGAAGTCAAAGACAGGATCAATCAGGATCTTGAATGGGATGGCGCCTTCTTCCCAA AGGAAACAAAACGAGCCCCGTCCCTGATTGCCAGAAGCCCAACCTACACCAAGACACAAGTGATGAACCCACTGTTCCAGTCTGTCTGTGCGTACTTCTTAACTACACGAAACACGTTCTGGTGGGGCGACAAACCCAAGGAGTCTGTATCGAAGCCTCAAATCACATCGTGCGTGGCAATCGAGATAGGGCCCGGTGCCAAAGCGCAGCCTTTGCATCGCGACTCATACATTCATCACCGCGTGGTCCCTCAGATTAGCGAATGGGATGATGAACGTGACAAGGATAGAGAGCCGACTATTGGCATGTTTGTTGCTGGGTGTAAAGTGAGGAGGGAAAACGGGGGGACGCAGATTATACCGGGGAGTCATCTATG GGCCACAAAACCAGATAACCCTCCATCCTTGGAAGAGACCATCGTCCCTGAACTCGAGAGAGGAGACGCCATCATCATGTTTGCCTCGctcttccacggcggcggcaacAATACCACGTCTGACCAGCACCGGCTCGTCTACTCTACCTTTGCCGTTCGAGGATACCTCAGACAAGAGGAGAATCAGTATCTGGCTGTTCCTAAGGATATTGTGAAGCAATACGACAAGGCCACGCAGGAGTTCATTGGTTATTACATTAGCGAGCCGGCTGggggctgggttgaggagctggatccATACTACACTCTGTATCctgagaagctgaaggatgCCAAGTTAGAGGACTTTTAA
- a CDS encoding uncharacterized protein (COG:S;~EggNog:ENOG410PQS6;~InterPro:IPR009784;~PFAM:PF07081;~antiSMASH:Cluster_2.11) has product MQSKPAQLHPQTNLSQLPHRNTNMARASPWKAVNTPLPPPSATELSHGFTIHAPSSSDLWETPATAPVFTCPMIYQSIPLGSFRRSRVTITADLKDRYAQGGLALIIHRPDAARAWVKAGVEFMDGEQLVCVVGRDRLPDASLGTLITTSSGSGSDADAAEAEVTIEMVREDTGLAVFEILAGDGSGHGKRKVIREMAWVFSASGDEECWIGAYAAKPAGDAKDPDIAVRFRGLVVEVLDT; this is encoded by the coding sequence ATGCAAAGTAAACCAGCACAACTACACCCACAAACCAACCTATCCCAACTCCCCCATCGTAACACCAATATGGCAAGGGCAAGCCCATGGAAAGCCGTCAACACCCCTCTACCACCCCCGAGTGCCACCGAGCTGTCCCACGGCTTCACCATCCAcgcaccctcctcctccgaccTGTGGGaaaccccagcaacagcgCCAGTCTTCACCTGCCCCATGATCTACCAATCGATCCCCCTCGGATCATTTCGCAGATCCCGTGTCACAATCACCGCAGATCTCAAAGACCGGTACGCACAGGGCGGCTTGGCACTCATCATCCACCGGCCTGACGCAGCCCGCGCATGGGTCAAGGCCGGCGTGGAGTTTATGGACGGCGAGCAGCTTGTCTGTGTTGTTGGGAGGGACAGGCTACCTGATGCCAGCCTGGGGACTTTGATTACGACcagttctggttctggttctgatgCGGATGCCGCGGAGGCCGAGGTGACGATTGAGATGGTGAGAGAGGACACCGGCCTGGCTGTGTTTGAAATCCTGGCCGGGGATGGATCTGGTCatgggaagaggaaggtcaTTCGAGAGATGGCGTGGGTGTTTTCTGCTAGTGGTGATGAGGAATGCTGGATTGGAGCGTATGCGGCAAAACCGGCTGGAGATGCGAAGGATCCTGATATCGCGGTGAGATTCAGAGGTTTGGTCGTTGAAGTCTTAGATACTTAG
- a CDS encoding uncharacterized protein (SECRETED:SignalP(1-18);~antiSMASH:Cluster_2.11), translated as MRFSTIVSALALATSVTAAAITPDLQSTSNSLSQRSIELNDLAGLLSAEGLSPAELPDFIAKQLREAVQQLREITTQSLTELQKHVKQVITQIEELLAKFLERLSDPDVSDSDRSLSNSNDFDRVCQSFKNAVPVMADTINHVLDQVPENQSVGDLGSTIAPLEKSLDMLVSVMFPALPGSSCQTPPDLQHLRDALQRVKMAQ; from the exons ATGCGATTCTCCACCATCGTTTCTGCCCTGGCTTTGGCTACCTCTGTCACTGCTGCCGCGATTACCCCCGATCTTCAATCCACCTCGAACTCTCTAAGCCAAAGGAGTATAGAATTGAACGATCTTGCTGGCTTGCTGTCTGCTGAGGGTCTTTCACCAGCGGAG CTCCCTGATTTCATCGCCAAACAGCTCCGCGAGGCGGTCCAACAGCTCCGCGAGATAACAACCCAATCTCTGACTGAACTCCAAAAACATGTCAAGCAAGTCATAACCCAGATCGAAGAGCTCCTTGCCAAGTTCTTAGAGCGCCTTTCCGACCCTGATGTCTCCGATAGCGATCGGTCACTCAGCAATAGCAACGACTTTGACCGAGTCTGCCAATCCTTTAAGAAT GCCGTGCCTGTGATGGCTGATACAATAAACCACGTACTGGACCAGGTCCCAGAAAATCAGTCAGTAGGAGACTTGGGCTCGACTATCGCGCCCTTGGAAAAGAGCCTGGACATGCTGGTCTCTGTTATGTTTCCCGCCCTTCCAGGCAGCTCGTGTCAGACCCCTCCTGATCTACAGCATCTCAGAGACGCGCTTCAACGGGTCAAGATGGCTCAATAA
- a CDS encoding Zn(II)2Cys6 transcription factor (COG:S;~EggNog:ENOG410PKEF;~InterPro:IPR036864,IPR007219,IPR001138;~PFAM:PF00172,PF04082;~antiSMASH:Cluster_2.11;~go_function: GO:0000981 - DNA-binding transcription factor activity, RNA polymerase II-specific [Evidence IEA];~go_function: GO:0003677 - DNA binding [Evidence IEA];~go_function: GO:0008270 - zinc ion binding [Evidence IEA];~go_process: GO:0006351 - transcription, DNA-templated [Evidence IEA];~go_process: GO:0006355 - regulation of transcription, DNA-templated [Evidence IEA]), producing the protein MNSNKHEPLLIEPSPDASSSEASLGFEQVKNKALATDKLNKPPRKRSRIACTWCRDRKVRCDASSHGTPCTNCELDQQECVVHSASQSKNIRAKKPASRHQPYPSPTTPRTGKPSVFQPSEASSRSPLISHLWNEGAVDKTPWRTPPHPSSSSSSASSSTTQLSTVSDVFYSFHPFLTLPGLSDIPQEDIQYLTIKGCFRVPSGAVLDEFIRGYFLYVHPCLPIINEAEFWQIYYRQSFPDDNDGNSGVSLFTFQAMLFASSAFVSAKTIQSAGFPDTRTARNAFYTRAKLLYDLGCEKSPLSTAQGSLLLTHQSSSSDLHAGSLWLSIAIQSAIVYNALHPASTDITKKRIWSCILLRDRIMALGLRRHPRITPQTLDLEPGLTGAGVVCGGVLAENDLEDEISGSEVYDPDTKRLLVKVVGVQCELAACLGDVLGVVHSSASPAKIADGLGGDIKGTQTRGQTQKEVPCVKEQVAKCKASLLRWSTSAKAALGAVVNSHMTHESVGLFFGLTFFYYHAARLALCNFEALSIQLNKDSNTANTTKPDQEQIQDKLEDATGCITDTIKRFLAQGVAHNLPISAVPLIAHPLLLSALDVKLSSTKSQSATRKRRFRYYANLMQVFQQRYDGTDTVAAFIQQTLQLAGYLLTRLQEQTRGRSSNSDHSETGSRASSKCSSWSELFVESPKLYLRLLFALDYAIARGYFPSYGEVQRGLGGEDIDIHLREDGTGETETVSMPVCSSEGFSGLGITEPTSSPYMDLASGSGLGGQMAMNLANVYTLLDSEQQQQSLKISSAEPYTDPDYERQVFDPLVLPPYNPMLDAEYAYPGHVLFTHQNYAYGMYQQHENGGPDILHLGSSSSESYSDIVAVPVGGGEGDCVNR; encoded by the exons ATGAATTCCAACAAACACGAACCGCTTTTGATAGAGCCATCTCCAGATGCATCCAGCTCCGAAGCATCACTTGGTTTTGAGCAGGTCAAGAACAAAGCCCTAGCTACGGACAAACTGAACAAGCCACCTAGAAAACGCTCTCGCATTGCGTGTACGTGGTGTCGAGATCGAAAAGTCCGCTGCGATGCCTCTAGCCACGGTACGCCATGCACGAACTGCGAGCTCGACCAGCAGGAGTGTGTGGTGCATTCCGCCTCACA GAGCAAAAACATCCGCGCGAAAAAGCCGGCTTCACGCCACCAGCCCTATCCATCGCCCACCACACCAAGGACAGGCAAGCCCTCTGTATTTCAACCCTCAGAAGCCTCATCACGCAGCCCACTCATCTCCCATCTATGGAACGAAGGAGCAGTCGACAAAACGCCCTGGAGGACCCCTCCGCACCCgagctcgtcttcctcatcggcatcatcatccactACCCAGCTTAGCACCGTATCAGACGTCTTCTACTCCTTCCACCCATTCCTGACGCTCCCTGGTCTATCAGATATCCCCCAAGAGGACATCCAGTATCTCACTATAAAGGGCTGCTTCCGTGTCCCTAGTGGAGCAGTATTGGACGAGTTTATCCGGGGGTACTTCCTCTACGTGCACCCCTGTCTGCCGATTATCAATGAGGCAGAGTTCTGGCAGATATACTACCGCCAGTCTTTCCCGGATGACAATGACGGGAATAGCGGCGTGAGTCTGTTCACGTTCCAGGCGATGTTGTTTGCCAGTTCTGCG TTTGTTTCTGCAAAGACAATCCAATCAGCAGGATTCCCAGACACGCGAACAGCGCGCAACGCATTCTACACCCGCGCTAAA ctcctctacGACCTAGGCTGCGAGAAATCACCCCTATCCACAGCCCAAGGATCCCTCCTCCTAACGCAccaatcctcctcctcagacCTCCACGCCGGCTCTCTCTGGCTCAGCATCGCAATCCAAAGCGCCATCGTCTACAACGCGCTGCACCCGGCGTCAACCGACATCACCAAGAAACGCATTTGGTCGTGTATCTTGCTGCGGGATCGGATAATGGCACTTGGTTTAAGACGCCATCCGCGGATTACGCCGCAGACGCTAGATCTTGAACCTGGCCTTACGGGGGCGGGTGTAGTCTGTGGGGGTGTGCTTGCGGAGAATGAtctcgaggatgagattTCTGGATCGGAGGTTTATGATCCTGACACGAAGAGATTGCTTGTCAAAGTCGTGGGGGTGCAGTGCGAGTTGGCGGCTTGTTTGGGGGACGTGCTTGGGGTTGTAcattcttctgcctctcctGCGAAAATTGCAGATGGGTTGGGTGGAGATATAAAGGGGACTCAGACACGGGGACAAACACAAAAGGAAGTACCATGTGTCAAGGAACAGGTCGCAAAGTGCAAAGCCAGCCTCCTTCGGTGGTCGACAAGCGCAAAGGCTGCACTGGGGGCAGTCGTGAACTCGCATATGACACATGAATCTGTCGGCTTGTTCTTCGGGTTGACGTTCTTCTACTACCA CGCGGCCCGTCTAGCCCTCTGCAACTTCGAAGCCCTAAGCATCCAACTAAACAAAGATTCGAACACAGCAAACACCACAAAACCAGACCAAGAACAAATCCAAGATAAACTCGAAGACGCCACAGGCTGTATAACAGACACAATCAAGCGATTCCTCGCACAGGGCGTCGCCCACAATCTCCCTATAAGCGC tgTCCCCCTAATAGCACACCCGCTCCTCCTCAGCGCCCTCGACGTAAAactctcctcgacaaaaTCCCAATCTGCCACCCGGAAGCGCCGGTTCCGGTACTACGCCAACCTGATgcaggtcttccagcagcggTATGATGGCACAGACACCGTTGCGGCGTTTATTCAGCAGACGTTGCAGTTGGCGGGCTATTTACTCACCCGGCTGCAGGAACAGACGCGCGGACGCTCGTCTAACAGTGATCATTCTGAAACTGGGTCCCGGGCATCTTCGAAATGCAGTAGCTGGTCTGAACTCTTTGTGGAGTCTCCGAAGCTGTATTTGAGGCTTTTGTTTGCGCTGGATTATGCTATTGCCCGGGGATATTTCCCGTCTTATGGAGAGGTGCAGAGGGGTTTGGGTGGCGAGGATATCGATATCCACCTAAGAGAGGATGGCACTGGAGAGACCGAAACTGTGTCAATGCCTGTTTGCAGTTCTGAGGGCTTTTCAGGGTTGGGGATAACAGAGCCGACATCTTCGCCGTATATGGACCTTGCTTCAGGATCTGGGCTAGGCGGACAAATGGCGATGAACCTGGCGAATGTATACACCTTGCTTGAttctgagcagcagcagcagtctctGAAGATCTCATCTGCAGAACCATATACAGACCCAGACTACGAGAGACAAGTGTTTGATCCCCTGGTGCTCCCACCCTACAATCCCATGCTGGACGCGGAGTACGCATACCCAGGGCATGTCCTGTTCACGCATCAGAACTACGCATATGGGATGTATCAGCAACATGAGAATGGGGGTCCCGACATTCTGCATCTGGGGAGCTCGTCGTCGGAATCATATTCCGATATCGTGGCTGTCCCTGTGGgtggtggggagggggaTTGTGTGAATAGGTAA
- a CDS encoding SGNH/GDSL hydrolase family protein (CAZy:CE16;~COG:I;~EggNog:ENOG410Q1TN;~InterPro:IPR001087,IPR036514;~PFAM:PF00657;~SECRETED:SignalP(1-19);~antiSMASH:Cluster_2.11;~go_function: GO:0016788 - hydrolase activity, acting on ester bonds [Evidence IEA]), whose product MRARGILSLLSSFPVLGRAGQSPDIRSLFTFGDSYSSTKFDVSSTQPSPGNPMGNPQLGLGTAADSINWVGYLTTQYNDTTVLSYNHAVYGATVNNSIVASDPDVPRDLVYQVLDAFERNYCPPHTTGLGWSADAALFGVWIGINDIYFAYQLPDPLDTLSRVLQSYFNLVDHLHACGARDFLISNIPPCDRTPNIVALEQSEVKLYESVTAQFNDWLLDAVDEWRSANPDSTMRTYDSWSFFTEVLDNPQEYGFVDSTCIGYEQGCFWWDNFHPVSAFHNLLAADVGRFLDW is encoded by the exons ATGAGAGCCCGGGGAATCCTCTCGTTATTGTCGTCTTTCCCTGTTCTGGGGAGGGCCGGTCAAAGCCCAGACATTCGGTCTCTCTTCACCTT CGGCGACTCGTACTCGAGCACGAAATTCGATGTCTCGTCGACGCAGCCCTCGCCGGGGAACCCAATGGGGAATCCCCAGCTGG GACTGGGCACCGCAGCAGACTCAATCAACTGGGTTGGCTATCTGACAACGCAGTACAATGACACGACCGTGCTGAGCTATAATCATGCTGTATACGGTGCGACAGTGAACAACTCCATCGTTGCATCCGACCCAGACGTACCCCGGGATCTGGTGTACCAGGTGCTAGACGCGTTTGAACGAAACTACTGTCCCCCGCACACGACTGGCCTAGGCTGGAGTGCTGACGCGGCGCTGTTCGGGGTGTGGATTGGAATTAACGA TATCTACTTCGCATACCAGCTTCCCGATCCCCTCGACACACTCTCTCGTGTACTACAGAGCTACTTTAATCTCGTCGACCACCTACACGCCTGCGGTGCTCGGGACTTCCTCATATCCAATATCCCGCCGTGCGACCGCACCCCGAATATAGTGGCACTGGAGCAGTCGGAGGTAAAACTCTACGAGTCTGTGACAGCGCAGTTCAACGACTGGCTGCTTGATGCAGTTGACGAATGGCGTTCAGCTAACCCTGAT TCTACAATGAGGACCTACGACTCGTGGTCCTTCTTCACGGAAGTCCTGGACAACCCGCAGGAATACGGCTTCGTTGACAGCACCTGCATAGGCTATGAACAAGGGTGTTTCTGGTGGGATAATTTCCATCCTGTTTCGGCGTTTCATAATCTGCTTGCTGCTGATGTTGGGAGGTTCTTGGACTGGTAG